The Pseudobdellovibrionaceae bacterium genome segment AGCCTTTAACCCTACAGCAATAGAGGCTTTCCCCGTACTAAAAATATTTAAAGAAATAGCCCCTATATCACTAACCTTTACTTTTCCTTTAAGCGTTTTAACCCTGGTTGTAGAGTAAATCTTTTTTAAATTTATAGAAGAGTTTTGGGCCTGCACTGTTAATCTTCCCTTAACATCCTCTGCAAGAACACTGGCATTATATGTCGACAAATTAATCTTTGCATCCACTTTATTTATACTTATAGATCCACTAAAAACATTTAATTGAAAAGCCCCTTTAGAATTATTTACACTCACCTTATTATCATAAGCTTCTATTTTTAATTTTCCTTTATGACCCTCTATATTTATAATACCTTTTTGAGAAAAAATACTAATATCCGCCTCAGTATTTTTAATTTCTATAGGCCCGTTCCACTTTTTAATAACTAAAGAGGATTTCCAAAACTCCACAAAAACAGAACCCAAATCTTGTACTAAAACTACGGGCAAAGAGGGCATTTGTATTAAAAACTCACCAATAAATGGTTTTTTATTAACACTTTTAGCTTCTCCCAAAAAAGTCTTTTTAAAAATCCAAAGGTGTAAGTTTTTGCCTTTTTTTAACTGTTTAACTATAACTTTATTTAATAAACTATTAGAATTACTAAGTATTTTAATCTTTTTTGCTTCGGCAGAAAATGCACTTAATTTTAATTTAGAATGGGAAGCGTGTAAGAAAACTTTTTTTACTCCCACTAAAGACAGGCTTTCTTTTAAAACCATTCCCTGTGCCTCTTGTGCAAATAGTTTTTCTGTTGTAAAAAAACACAAAAGAAGAAAAACAGAAATAATGAAGTTAACAAAAGGTATTGTTTTAAACATTACCTCACTTTAAACTCTATGAAAAGAAGGTCAACCCAGCAAACCTAAGGAGAACATATGTCTGAAGTTTTTATTGTTGCTGCAAAACGCACCGCCATTGGAGCTTTTCAAGGTGGGCTTTCGAGTATCCCTGCCACAACGCTAGGAGCAATTAGCATTAAAGCCAGTGTCGAACAATCTGGTCTTAATCCAGAACTCATTCAAGAATGTATTATGGGCCATGTGCTTAATGCGGGTTGTGGACAAGCCCCTGCCAGACAAGCCGCTTTAGGAGGAGGACTTTCCGAATCTTGCCAAGCCTTAACTATTAATAAAGTGTGTGGCTCGGGACTAAAAGCCGTTATGCTAGCCACTGATAGTATTTTACTGGGACACAGCCAAGCTATTGTTGCTGGAGGACAAGAAAACATGAGCCTTAGCCCTCATTTATTAGAAAAATCTCGCTTGGGATTTCGCATGGGGCCTGCAACAATGACAGACAGCATGATTAAAGATGGACTATGGGATCCTTATAATAATTTTCACATGGGTAATGCTGCAGAACTTTGTGTAACAAAATATAAAATTTCTAGACAAGAGCAAGATGACTTTGCCAAACAAAGTTATGAATGGGCTCAAGCCGCGCAAACTAAAGGGTATTTTAAAAAAGAACTTTGCCCTGTGGAAGTAAAACAACGAAAAGGTAGCAGTATTGTTGAAGAAGACGAAGAACCTAAAAAAGCAAAGTTAGAAAAAATTTCGAGCCTTCGCCCCGCTTTTGACAAAGACGGTAGCATTACTGCAGCCAATGCCAGTAAATTAAATGACGGAGCCGCAAGTTTTGTTTTAGCCAGTCAAGATTGCGTTAGCAAACAAAACTTAAAACCTTTAGCAAAAATTATTAGCCAAGCAAGCTTTGCTCAAGACCCAAAATGGTTTACCACAGCCCCTGTTGCCGCAATGAAAAAGGCTTTAAAAAAAGCCAACCTAACTATAAATGACATTGATCTTTTTGAAATTAACGAAGCCTTTAGTGTGGTAACTATGGTAGCCATAAAAGATTTAAATATTCCAAGAGAAAAAGTAAATGTCCATGGTGGAGCCGTGGCACTAGGCCACCCCATTGGTGCCAGTGGTGCAAGAATTTTAAACACTTTAGTTTACGCACTAAAACAACATAATAAAAAATATGGAATGGCCTCTTTATGTATTGGAGGAGGAGAAGCCGTAGCAGTGATTGTAGAAAATATTTAAATAAACTTAATTATTTATTAATTAAAAACAGTAAGCCCTGGAGTATTATGAAATGGCATAAAGTTGCAGAAGTTAATTCTTTAAAAGAAGGCAGAGTTCGCTCTGTAGTTATTAATAATAAAACCATTGCCTTAACAAAGTACAAAGGAAAATATGGTGCTTTAGATAATGCCTGCCCTCACCAAGGTGGACCATTAAGTGAAGGCTCTATTGAAAAAGGTTATCTTCGTTGCCCGTGGCATGGTTGGGATTTTTGCCCCCACTCTGGAAAATCTCCAGGCAGTCATGACGATGGCATAGCCACTTATCCTGTGGAGGAAAGAGAAGATGGCGTTTACATTCAATTAAAAGATAAAGAAAAACCGAAAAAAACCATCAGCGACCTTATGGTAGAAACTTTAACTAACTGGGGAATAGACAGCGTTTTTGGAATGGTAGGTCACTCTAATTTAGGTTTTGCTTCTGCTTTAGAAAAACAAGAAAAAAATAAAAAATTACGATTTTTTGGAATTCGTCACGAAGGGGCCGCCGCCTTTGCTTGCTCGGGTTATGCCAAAACCATAGGCAAACCCGCCGCGTGTTTTACTATCGCAGGCCCTGGTGCTACTAATTTACTTACGGGTTTATGGGATGCAAAAGTAGACCGAGCGCCCGTGTTAGCCTTAACAGGACAAGTTAATACTCAAGTGTTAGGCCCTGGGGCTTTTCAAGAAATTGATTTGCTTTCTGCCTTTGATGCGGTTTCTACTTTTAGTCAAACCGTTTTAAAAAGCTCTAACCAAATAGAGTTAGTCAACTTAGCGGTAAAAAATGCCATTCTTAAAAGAGATGTTAGTCATTTAATTTTACCAGACGAAGTACAAACCATAGAAGTTAGTGAAAGTGAAAAAGCAGGAACTCCCGAAGGCCGATTACCCAACATGGCCATAGCCCCCGCTATAGAATCTTTAAACAAAGCGGTAGAGGCTATTAAAAAAAGTAAACGACCATTATTTATTGTGGGCTACGGCGCTCGCTCTGCTATGCCCGATATTATTCAATATGCAGAAACACTAAATGCCGCAGTCATTACCACTTTTAAAGCAAAGGGCCAAATTTCTGATTCCCATCCTTTAGCGGGAGGGGTGCTGGGAAGAAGTGGAACTCCTGTGGCCAGTTGGTTAATGAACGAATCCGATTTACTTATTGTTTTAGGATCTTCTTTTTCTAATCATACAGGCATCACTGCGAAAAAAACCATTATACAAGTGGATTTTGAACCCATGCAAATTGGAAAATTTCACTCTGTGGATATACCCGTGTTAGGAGATATTGGTGTTACTGTAAAAAGTTTAAGCAAACTTACTGGTAGCAAAAGCGTAGATATTAAAAAAGAAGTTTTAGAACGCTGGAATATTTGGAGAGCCGAAAAAACTTCTCGCGCTAAAGATGATAGAAAAAAAGGAGTGGGTTCGGCGGCTTTATTTAAAACTTTGCAAGAAAAAATTCCAGAAGACGCAGTAATACCTGTAGATGTGGGTAATAATGCATATTCTTTTGGAAGGTACTTTGAATGTAAAAACCAAACGATTTTAATGTCTGGATACTTAGGTTCCATTGGGTTTGCCTTCCCTGCTGCTATGGGAGCATGGGCTGCGGTAAAGGGGAAAAGAAAAGTGGTTTCTGTGAGTGGTGATGGTGGCTTTGGCCAGTATATGAATGAACTTACCACTGCGGTAAAATATAAAATGAATATTACTCATATTTTATTAAATAATAATGAATTGGGAAAAATTTCTAAAGAACAACTGGCTGGGGAATGGAATATTTGGCAAACCTCCCTACAGAATCCAAACTTTGCAAAGTACGCCCAAAACTGTGGAGCTTTAGGCATACAAGTAAAAACTATTAACGAATTAGAAGAAGCTTTAGAACAGGCCTTAAATTATACACAAGGCCCGTCGCTAATAGAAGTTATAACCGATTCTAAACTGATTTAATTTTTTATAAAAAAATTTATTTACAGTTTTTTAAAATAAACTTATTTAATTTTGTGTGAAATAAACTTATTTAATTCTTTCAAAAATAAATTTTCCAACATAGCGGGCATTATTTCTGTGTTTACCGTTTACAAAATTTGTATCTCCTGGTCTAGAAGTTAATAAACTAATAACCCCGTTAGAGTCTTCGTCTGCAGAAGTAAACACTCTTCCCAAGTCTGTTCCTGCGTCATAAAGGGGAAGGTTTACTTCTAAGCTTTCTACCCACTGGCCCCTGCTATTTAATAAAGATAAATCATGCACACCCACAAACC includes the following:
- a CDS encoding Rieske 2Fe-2S domain-containing protein, which gives rise to MKWHKVAEVNSLKEGRVRSVVINNKTIALTKYKGKYGALDNACPHQGGPLSEGSIEKGYLRCPWHGWDFCPHSGKSPGSHDDGIATYPVEEREDGVYIQLKDKEKPKKTISDLMVETLTNWGIDSVFGMVGHSNLGFASALEKQEKNKKLRFFGIRHEGAAAFACSGYAKTIGKPAACFTIAGPGATNLLTGLWDAKVDRAPVLALTGQVNTQVLGPGAFQEIDLLSAFDAVSTFSQTVLKSSNQIELVNLAVKNAILKRDVSHLILPDEVQTIEVSESEKAGTPEGRLPNMAIAPAIESLNKAVEAIKKSKRPLFIVGYGARSAMPDIIQYAETLNAAVITTFKAKGQISDSHPLAGGVLGRSGTPVASWLMNESDLLIVLGSSFSNHTGITAKKTIIQVDFEPMQIGKFHSVDIPVLGDIGVTVKSLSKLTGSKSVDIKKEVLERWNIWRAEKTSRAKDDRKKGVGSAALFKTLQEKIPEDAVIPVDVGNNAYSFGRYFECKNQTILMSGYLGSIGFAFPAAMGAWAAVKGKRKVVSVSGDGGFGQYMNELTTAVKYKMNITHILLNNNELGKISKEQLAGEWNIWQTSLQNPNFAKYAQNCGALGIQVKTINELEEALEQALNYTQGPSLIEVITDSKLI
- a CDS encoding acetyl-CoA C-acyltransferase; the protein is MSEVFIVAAKRTAIGAFQGGLSSIPATTLGAISIKASVEQSGLNPELIQECIMGHVLNAGCGQAPARQAALGGGLSESCQALTINKVCGSGLKAVMLATDSILLGHSQAIVAGGQENMSLSPHLLEKSRLGFRMGPATMTDSMIKDGLWDPYNNFHMGNAAELCVTKYKISRQEQDDFAKQSYEWAQAAQTKGYFKKELCPVEVKQRKGSSIVEEDEEPKKAKLEKISSLRPAFDKDGSITAANASKLNDGAASFVLASQDCVSKQNLKPLAKIISQASFAQDPKWFTTAPVAAMKKALKKANLTINDIDLFEINEAFSVVTMVAIKDLNIPREKVNVHGGAVALGHPIGASGARILNTLVYALKQHNKKYGMASLCIGGGEAVAVIVENI